Proteins encoded in a region of the Coffea eugenioides isolate CCC68of chromosome 4, Ceug_1.0, whole genome shotgun sequence genome:
- the LOC113767659 gene encoding magnesium protoporphyrin IX methyltransferase, chloroplastic-like yields MAFSSALFSPVSFTPNPTLNPTKPHRKSFTFAAIPPLSTATDVVSMAPTLDGTTVAVIGGGSVAALAAVLSLADPERRRKMQAEEVGGGDKEVVKEYFNNNGFQRWKKIYGDTDDVNKVQLDIRVGHSKTVENALKMLMDEGSLRGVTVCDAGCGTGSLAIPLAKEGAVVLASDISAAMVAEAQKQAEAELLKGKDEVSPAPVMPKFEVKDLESLDGKYDTVVCLDVLIHYPQSKADAMIAHLASLAKNRLILSFAPKTFYYDLLKRIGELFPGPSKATRAYLHAEADVERALQKVGWKIRKRALVTTQFYFAKLVEAVPA; encoded by the exons ATGGCTTTCTCCTCAGCCCTTTTCTCCCCTGTCTCTTTCACCCCGAACCCCACCCTAAACCCCACCAAACCTCACCGAAAATCCTTCACATTTGCTGCCATTCCGCCACTATCCACGGCAACCGACGTTGTCTCGATGGCTCCTACCTTAGACGGAACCACAGTCGCCGTCATTGGTGGCGGGTCAGTGGCAGCACTTGCTGCGGTGCTCTCTCTGGCTGACCCGGAACGGCGGCGGAAAATGCAGGCGGAGGAGGTTGGCGGTGGGGATAAGGAGGTTGTTAAGGAGTACTTTAACAATAATGGGTTTCAGAGGTGGAAGAAGATTTATGGGGACACGGACGATGTGAATAAGGTTCAATTGGATATTCGAGTTGGGCATTCCAAAACAGTGGAAAATGCTTTGAAAATGTTGATGGATGAAGGGTCTTTGCGGGGAGTTACTGTTTGTGATGCCGGGTGTGGGACCGGGTCGTTGGCTATTCCCTTGGCGAAGGAAGGGGCCGTTGTTTTGGCTAGCGATATTTCGGCTGCTATGGTTGCTGAAGCTCAGAAGCAG GCGGAAGCAGAGCTGTTGAAAGGTAAAGATGAGGTATCACCGGCACCAGTTATGCCAAAATTTGAAGTGAAGGACTTAGAAAGCTTAGATGGCAAGTATGACACGGTAGTCTGCTTAGATGTTTTGATACATTATCCACAAAGTAAGGCAGACGCCATGATTGCTCATCTTGCTTCATTAGCCAAGAATCGGTTGATTCTTAGTTTTGCTCCCAAGACATTTTACTATGATCTGTTGAAGAGAATTGGAGAATTGTTCCCTGGACCTTCAAAGGCTACAAGGGCATATCTTCATGCAGAGGCTGATGTCGAGAGGGCTTTGCAGAAAGTTGGCTGGAAAATAAGGAAGAGAGCTTTAGTTACAAcacaattttattttgcaaagCTTGTGGAGGCTGTTCCTGCCTAG
- the LOC113767661 gene encoding trihelix transcription factor GT-2-like, whose protein sequence is MAPGPNDRLEKATSSASVLDEEHQAVERTNSENKSTRHPRWTKQETLILIEGKNIAESQGRKGRRSSSIFVTGQHEPKWDSVSSYCRLHGVNRGPVQCRKRWSNLVSDFKKIRTWESQVKEEGESFWMMRNDLRREKKLPGHFDREVHAVLNGNSYQAVMGMSVDGREAVGTCVADTEDDDEEDVNRGIETGVVFDSGTHARPETLISHLEKCAQGKIFRGPNVQVARESPRSNSPAPMPLSGLIHAQVSFHPRLQQATNLVDCSKLPPTSFYLLFYTFKRYTV, encoded by the coding sequence ATGGCTCCTGGACCAAATGACAGGCTTGAAAAAGCCACTTCCTCAGCTAGTGTACTTGATGAAGAGCACCAAGCTGTTGAAAGGACCAATAGCGAAAATAAATCAACAAGACACCCTCGGTGGACCAAGCAAGAAACACTAATCCTCATTGAAGGGAAAAATATTGCAGAGAGTCAAGGAAGGAAGGGCCGCAGATCCAGCTCCATCTTTGTTACGGGTCAGCATGAACCCAAATGGGACTCTGTCTCATCGTACTGCAGATTGCATGGGGTGAACAGAGGGCCGGTCCAGTGCCGAAAGCGATGGAGTAATCTTGTTAGcgacttcaagaaaataagaacATGGGAGTCACAGGTAAAAGAAGAAGGTGAATCGTTTTGGATGATGAGAAATGATTTGAGGCGGGAGAAAAAACTTCCAGGTCACTTTGATAGAGAAGTCCATGCTGTCCTCAATGGAAACTCCTATCAAGCTGTAATGGGAATGAGTGTAGATGGAAGAGAGGCTGTTGGGACATGTGTAGCAGATACTGAGGATGACGATGAGGAGGATGTTAACAGGGGGATAGAAACGGGGGTAGTCTTTGATAGTGGTACTCATGCCAGACCAGAAACTCTAATTTCACATCTTGAGAAGTGCGCTCAGGGGAAAATTTTCAGGGGTCCAAACGTACAAGTTGCAAGAGAAAGTCCAAGAAGCAATTCCCCTGCTCCAATGCCTCTATCAGGTTTGATACATGCTCAAGTATCCTTTCATCCAAGACTTCAGCAAGCAACCAACTTGGTTGATTGTTCAAAACTGCCGCCCacttccttttatttattattcTACACCTTCAAAAGATATACAGTATAG
- the LOC113767944 gene encoding protein tipD encodes MSMNDPPRPVLKKPKIEKTSEAGEEKRSNNGGNHEQEDEEETTRKEQEEALVALIEHRTKEVEHLRHRISYYTTQLGQAENRLEESKIQLARIRGRHSSLTTKAFLGSGTKEANVEERSSTPLQNSQGLQNLSESKPQLGQEAVKTSRNYEGRERGAASPSGHSEYSSKNQPQSKPKVVIPSIAASSPRASQLVKTKESGSKVASSSGSQQNAITPTSDNISVKVREDRSYKVSPEPEVSASQTKAAKRIIELKEHKELIPLVRSSSSPITIRCHTGSVISSQHKRKLRSLILCPTNDQLFATSALDGIINLWQVQGKGSSANLLSTTDCSSAKQRRWPEDIAWHPQGDSLFSVYSADNGDSQISILNLNKTKEGTRVSFLEQKPHLKGIINSITFMPWKDTRFVTGGSDHAVFLWSEKDGENPWKHKVLHRSMHSSAVMGVAGLQQKTTVLSVGADKRIVGFDVASERAGYKHQIESKCMSVVPNPCDFNLFMVQTGTPERQLRLFDIRLRNTELHAFGWKQESSDSQSALINQAWSPDGLYISSGSADPVIHVFDIRFNGRRPSQSIKAHQKRVFKAVWHHALPLLISISSDLNIELHKTY; translated from the exons ATGAGCATGAACGACCCTCCCCGTCCGGTTCTCAAAAAGCCTAAAATCGAAAAAACAAGCGAAgcaggagaagaaaagagaagcaACAATGGCGGCAATCACGAACAAGAAGACGAAGAGGAAACGACGAGGAAAGAGCAAGAGGAAGCTCTCGTTGCTCTTATCGAACACCGTACTAAAGAAGTAGAACATCTCCGCCACCGCATCAGCTATTATACAACTCAG CTTGGTCAAGCAGAGAACAGATTAGAAGAATCAAAGATTCAATTGGCTCGCATTCGTGGTCGCCACAGTTCATTGACAACCAAAGCTTTTCTTGGGAGTGGTACAAAGGAAGCAAATGTAGAAGAAAGATCCAGCACTCCTTTGCAGAATAGTCAAGGTTTGCAAAATCTATCCGAAAGTAAACCACAATTGGGTCAGGAAGCTGTTAAGACATCTAGAAACTATGAGGGACGTGAGCGGGGAGCAGCAAGTCCTTCTGGTCACTCTGAATACTCTTCTAAAAATCAACCTCAGTCTAAACCAAAGGTTGTAATTCCTAGCATTGCTGCAAGCAGCCCTAGAGCTTCTCAACTTGTGAAGACAAAAGAATCTGGATCAAAAGTCGCAAGCAGTTCTGGTTCACAGCAGAACGCAATTACCCCAACTAGTGATAATATAAGTGTCAAGGTAAGAGAGGACAGATCTTACAAGGTATCTCCCGAACCAGAAGTTAGTGCAAGCCAAACTAAAGCGGCAAAAAGAATAATAG AGCTGAAAGAACATAAAGAATTGATTCCACTTGTACGAAGCAGCTCTTCACCAATCACGATTCGTTGCCACACTGGCTCAGTTATATCTAGTCAACACAAAAGAAAGTTGAGAAGTCTTATCTTATGTCCTACAAATGATCAGCTATTTGCGACCAG TGCTTTGGATGGCATCATCAACTTGTGGCAGGTTCAGGGTAAAGG ATCGAGTGCCAATCTTTTAAGTACAACTGATTGTTCATCCGCCAAGCAGAGGAGATGGCCAGAAGATATAGCTTGGCATCCTCAGGGAGATAGCCTCTTTTCAGTTTACAGTGCTGATAATGGGGATTCTCAAATATCAATCTTGAATTTGAACAAAACAAAAGAG GGAACTCGTGTAAGTTTTCTAGAACAGAAGCCTCATCTTAAAGGCATCATCAACAGCATAACATTCATGCCCTGGAAGGATACCCGTTTTGTTACTGGTGGCAGTGATCATGCTGTTTTCCTCTGGTCTGAAAAGGATGGGGAGAATCCATGGAAGCATAAAGTGTTGCACCGAAGTATGCATTCTTCTGCTGTAATGGGAGTTGCTGGGCTGCAGCAGAAGACAACAGTTTTGTCTGTAGGTGCTGACAAGAGAATTGTTGGGTTTGATGTAGCTTCTGAGAGAGCAGGTTACAAGCATCAAATTGAAAGCAAATGCATGAGTGTAGTGCCAAATCCTTGCGACTTCAATCTCTTTATGGTCCAGACTGG GACCCCAGAGCGACAGCTTCGGTTGTTTGATATTAGATTGAGGAATACAGAGCTCCATGCCTTTGGGTGGAAGCAGGAAAGCAGCGATTCACAATCAGCTCTTATAAATCAGGCCTGGTCTCCTGATGGCTTGTACATTTCATCTGGATCAGCAGACCCTGTTATCCACGTTTTTGATATCCGGTTTAACGGTCGCAGACCTTCCCAGTCTATAAAAGCTCAtcaaaaacgggttttcaaagCCGTGTGGCACCATGCTCTTCCGCTCCTGATATCCATTTCTTCTGACTTGAACATTGAGCTGCACAAGACATATTGA
- the LOC113769525 gene encoding protein MHF1 homolog translates to MERGAGENESEMDRDEEEAVNEILRDRFRLCTISIAEAEAKKNGMEVSQPIMACISDLAFKYAEQLAKDLELFSQHAGRKSVNMEDVILCAHRNSQLAASLRSFCNDLKAKEPPSERKRRRNAKKEDKGAADALYIPDQ, encoded by the exons ATGGAAAGAGGAGCCGGAGAAAATGAAAGCGAAATGGATAGAGATGAAGAAGAAGCAGTCAATGAGATCTTAAGAGATCGATTTCGACTCTGCACTATCTCCATTGCTGAAGCCGAAG CAAAAAAGAATGGGATGGAAGTTTCGCAACCGATCATGGCTTGTATTTCCGATCTAGCCTTCAAATATGCCG AACAGTTGGCAAAGGACCTTGAGCTATTCTCACAGCATGCTGGTCGTAAATCTGTAAACATGGAAGATGTCATACTTTGTG CTCATCGGAACAGTCAACTGGCTGCGTCATTAAGATCTTTCTGCAATGATCTAAAAGCAAAAGAACCTCCATCGGAAAGGAAGAGGAGAAGAAATGCAAAAAAGGAAGATAAAGGTGCTGCTGACGCACTCTATATCCCAGATCAGTAA